The sequence below is a genomic window from Providencia rettgeri.
TCTGTCGCGAAATAACTTCGAGCGCTCTTTACGGCTGGTCCATAAACCATGCAGTAATAAAGCGACAATCGCTATCGCACCTACGACCACTAATATCAGACGCAAATCCTGCATCGCTGCTATCTCTAGTTGATGAATGATAATGCCAACACGGCGGAAACTACCTTAAGATTATTTCTCAATTGCTCTAAGTGCAACCCCCAGAACGATTTTCTTACAAGAAAGAGAATATTCCGCTTTCATTTGCTGCTTTTTTAAGCGAATAATGGCTAGTCAGCCTAATTTCATATCTATATGATACATGGTCAACCGAAAAGGAGAGAACAAGAAGTATGACCCAATCGACATTTTCGACACAAAAAGACCATTCTGGTTTTTATTATTTTACACAAGGCTGGAGACTAATCACTCGGCCCGGTATTAAACGTTTTGTTATTTTGCCCCTATTAGCCAATATTTTATTCTTAGGCGGCGCATTTTGGTGGTTATATACCAAGCTTGGTGGCTGGATAGACCAAGTGATGGCTTACATTCCTGACTGGCTACAATGGCTCGATTATGTTATTTGGCCAATCGCTGTTATCTCTATTTTGCTCGTATTCACTTATTTTTTTAGTACGGTTGCTAATATTATCGCTGCACCTTTTAACGGTTGGTTATCAGAAAAACTCGAAGCGGAGCTAACAGGTAAACCGTCACCAGATACTGGCGTTGCTGAGTTATTAAAAGATGTACCTCGTATGATAAAACGCGAGTTTGTCCGAATCGGTTACTATTTACCTCGCGCTATTGGGTTATTGATCCTATTTTTCATACCTGGTATTGGCCAAACCGTCGCTCCGGTACTGTGGTTTTTATTTGGTGCTTGGATGATGTCAATCCAGTATTGTGATTACCCGTTTGATAACCACCGTGTTGGTTTTAGCGAAATGAAACAAGCGCTTGCCAAAGAACGGATGCGAAATATTCAATTTGGTGGCGTTATCAGCCTGTTAATGATGGTGCCTTTTGTCAACTTAGTGATCATGCCTGTTGCAGTTTGTGGTGCAACATTGATGTGGGTTGACCGGTATCGCGACCGCTACGCACGCTACTAATCTATTAAATCATTGCGCAGGTTTACCGCCTGCGCTCTTCTTTTATTAATTCTCTCACCTATTTTCTGCAAAATTTCTTAGAACTATTAGGTCTAAAATAGCATTTCGTTATAAGCTTATACTCAAATCGTATTTGCATTAATTTGTTCTTTCCGTATGTTGAATCCATCTCATTATTTTTTAATCAATACTGATTACATTACTGGCTAACCGATTTTTAAGGATATCCCATGAGCAAAATTTATGATGACAACTCGTTGACCATTGGCCACACCCCGCTTGTCCGATTAAAGCATTTTGGTAATGGCAATATTTTAGCAAAAGTGGAGTCTCGCAACCCAAGCTTCAGTGTTAAGTGCCGTATTGGTGCGAACATGATTTGGGATGCAGAGAAAAAAGGTATCCTAAATAAAGACAAAGAATTAGTTGAGCCAACCAGTGGTAATACAGGTATCGCTTTAGCCTATGTCGCTGCGGCGAGAGGTTATAAATTGACCTTAACCATGCCTGAAACGATGAGTATTGAACGCCGTAAACTGCTCAAAGCATTGGGTGCCAACCTCGTTTTAACTGAAGGGGCAAAAGGCATGAAAGGTGCGATAGCTAAAGCTGAAGAAATAGTGAATAGCAATCCTAAAAAATACCTATTACTTCAACAGTTTAACAACCCAGCAAACCCTGAGATTCATGAAAAAACCACAGGCCCTGAAATTTGGGAAGATACTGACGGCAATGTCGACGTTGTGGTTGCAGGTGTCGGTACAGGTGGAACCATTACAGGGATTGCAAGGTACCTGAAGAACACCAAAGGCAAAGATGTGACTATTGTAGCTGTTGAGCCAGAAACCTCCCCCGTTATCACACAAGCCTTAGCAGGTGAAGAAATTAAACCGGGACCACATAAAATCCAAGGGATCGGAGCTGGGTTTATTCCAGGTAACTTAGATTTGAAATTACTCGATAAAGTCATTCAAATCAGCGATGACGAAGCCATCAAAACTGCTCGTGAACTGATGGAAAAAGAAGGCATCCTAGCGGGTATTTCATCAGGCGCTGCTATTGCTGCTGCCACTCAAATTGCCGTAGATCCTGCCTATAAAGGTAAAAATATCGTCGTTATTTTACCTTCTTCGGGTGAGCGTTATTTGTCTACAGCCCTATTTGCTGACATCTCCGCTGAGTAACATAATTTCGTTACAATATCGTTAAAAAAGCACCTAAATGGTGCTTTTTTTGTGGTATGGATCAAACTTTAGCACGGATGGAGATGATTTATAATTCGGGGTTTAGTATTAAACATAGTAATTATTTTGCACCTCGAAATTAATCACTTTTTAGCCAACCTCAAGGGCAACTAAAATAATGTATCAATGAGAAAAGGTGGCGAGATAGCAAGAAAAATAGAAAAAGGGTTGATACCGCACAAAGTAGGAAACCTTTTTTCAAGTTAATAATCTAACTTATACGCAAACCTAGTCTATTTCATCTACAATTGGCTGGGTAATTAAAAAAACGAAAGTTATTGAGGAAATACTATGTTTCAGCAAGAAGTTACTATTACGGCACCAAATGGTCTACATACTCGTCCTGCAGCTCAATTTGTAAAAGAAGCAAAAGCATTCTCTTCTGACATTTCTTTAATTTCTGGCGGCAAATCCGCTAGCGCAAAAAGTTTGTTTAAATTACAAACGTTAGGCCTAACGCAAGGCACAGTTGTGACAATTTCTGCTGAAGGCGAAGACGAAAAAGAAGCCGTTGAGCATTTAGTTAAACTGATGGGCGAATTAGAATAATTTCGCACGAAAATAGCATTTACTGATTTCATTCAATGTCCCTGAGTGATGTCATTCGGGGACATTTGTATAATCGGCTATATTCATTGTCGTCTCTGCAACATCAGAACTCCCAGCACTAGCAGCAGTAAGGTAATATTATGATTTCAGGAATTTTAGTATCCCCGGGTTTTGCTTTTGGTCAAGCTTTAATCCTCAAAGAAGATCCTATCGTTGTTAGCACAAAGAAAATTGCTGACGATCAGGTTGATAAAGAAATCGCTCGCTTTATTGAGGGGCGAAACAAGTCAGCCGAACAACTCAATTTGATTAAAGAAAAAGCCGAAAAAAATCTTGGAGCTGAAAAAGCTGAGATTTTTGAAGGTCATATAATGCTGCTGGAAGATGAAGAACTAGAGCAAGAAATTGTCACTTTAATCAAAGGCGACAAAAAAACGGCGGATGCAGCTGCATACTCTGTTATTGAAGATCAAGCCCAAGCGCTTGAATCCCTTGATGATGAATACCTTAAAGAACGTGCCGCTGATGTGCGTGATATCGGTAAGCGTTTATTAAAAAATATCTTAAATATTCCTATCGTTGATTTAAGTGCAATCAGCGAAGAAGTTATTTTAGTCGCAGCTGATTTAACCCCTTCAGAAACCGCACAGCTGAATTTAGATAAAGTATTAGGGTTTATTACTGATTTAGGTGGCCGTACATCACATACCTCAATTATGGCGCGTTCCCTTGAATTGCCAGCCATTGTCGGTACGAGTGATGCCACCAGCAAAATTAAAAATGGCGATTTCATTGTATTAGACGGTGTTAACAACACTATCCACCTAAATCCATCTGAAGCCGAAATCGATAAACTGAAAGCCTTCCGTGATGAATATCTTCAAGAAAAAGAAGAGCTCGCAAAATTAAAAGATTTGCCAGCTATCACCCTTGATGGTCATCAAGTTGAAGTTTGTGCCAACATTGGTACCGTCCGTGATGTCGCTGGTGCAGAGCGCAATGGCGCAGAAGGTGTTGGGCTCTATCGAACTGAGTTTTTATTCATGGATAGAGACTCTCTTCCTACCGAAGAAGAACAGTTCCAAGCTTATAAAGCCGTTGCAGAAGCAATGGGCAGCCAAGCCGTTATTGTCCGCACTATGGATATCGGCGGTGATAAAGACCTGCCATACATGAATTTACCGAAAGAAGAGAACCCATTCCTCGGCTGGCGTGCAATTCGTATTTGTCTTGATCGCAAAGAAATCTTACACTCACAATTAAGGGCTATTTTAAGAGCCTCTAAATTTGGTAAACTGCGTATTATGTTCCCAATGGTTATTTCCGTTGAAGAAGTTCGTGAACTAAAATCAGAGCTAGAAATACTAAAAGCGCAGTTACGTGAAGAAGGTAAGGCATTTGACGAGTCAATTGAAGTCGGTGTGATGGTTGAAACCCCAGCCGCTGCGGTTATTGCTCGCCATTTGGCAAAAGAAGTTGATTTCTTTAGTATTGGGACGAACGATCTCACTCAATACACTTTAGCGGTCGACCGTGGTAATGAACTGATTTCTCATCTTTACAACCCGATGTCACCCGCTGTCCTAAACTTAATTAAGCAAGTGATCGATGCATCACACGCTGAAGGTAAATGGACTGGGATGTGTGGGGAGTTAGCTGGAGATGAGCGTGCAACCTTATTGCTACTTGGCATGGGTCTGGATGAATTTAGTATGAGCGCAATTTCAATTCCACGTATCAAAAAGTTAATTCGCAATGCGAGCTTTACTGATACTCAAGCTTTGGCTGAACAAGCACTTGCTCAACCAACAGCGGATGAATTGATGAAACTTGTAGATACCTTTATCCAAGAAAAAACGTTATGCTAAGAACAGCACATTAGTTCGGTCCCATATAAAACGATTAGGAGAAGGTCCATGGGTCTGTTTGATAAACTGAAATCACTCGTTTCGGAAGACAAAAGTAGCAGTGGCAGTATTGAAATTATCGCACCTTTATCGGGTGAAATTGTCAATATTGAAGATGTTCCAGACGTTGTGTTCGCAGAAAAAATTGTGGGTGACGGTATTGCGATTAAACCCGCAGGTAACAAAATCGTTGCTCCTGTAGACGGCACAATTGGTAAAATTTTTGAAACTAACCATGCATTTTCTATTGAGTCAGATGATGGCATAGAACTATTCGTTCACTTCGGTATTGATACCGTTGAGCTTAAAGGTGAGGGTTTTAAACGTATCGCTGAAGAAGGTCAAACGGTGAAAAAAGGTGATTTAATCATTGAATTTGATTTAGCACTGTTAGAAGAGAAAGCAAAATCAGTTCTAACGCCTGTTGTCATTTCTAATATGGACGAAATCAAAGAACTCAACAAACTGACTGGCTCAGTGACTGTCGGTGAAACTGTTGTCATGCGTATTAAGAAATAACTCAACAGCCAATATTTAGTTTAAACCATCAGGCCTTGCCTGATGGTTTTTCATTTCTGAGCTCTTTATTGAAAACAGCTGAATTCAATGGTCTTACTCATTAAATACACCCGTTGATAAATAACGGTCTCCTCGGTCGCAAATAACGGCCACGATAACCGCTCCAGGGTTAGCCTTCGCCACTTTTAACGCACCGGCAACCGCCCCTCCAGAGCTCACCCCACAAAAGATACCTTCAACTTTAGCTAAAGCTCTCATAGTCTCTTCCGCTTCTTGCTGGTTTATATCCAGTACGCTGTCGACTAATGAGTCATCGAAGATACCGGGCAAATAACCAGGGGACCAACGGCGAATACCGGGGATCTGACTCTTTTCCGCAGGCTGCAAACCTACAATATGTACATCTGAAGATTGGGATTTTAAATAACGGCTTACCCCTGTAATTGTTCCTGTAGTTCCCATACTGGATACAAAATGGGTAATGCTTCCGTTAGTTTGCTGCCATATTTCAGGGCCTGTGGTTTTAAAATGGGCCAACGGGTTATCAGGGTTATTAAATTGGTCTAAAACTTTCCCCTCACCTCTTTGTTCCATTTCCTTAGCCAAATCGCGGGCACCTTCCATACCCACAGCCGTACTCACTAAGATGAGTTCTGCACCATAGGCTTGCATTGAAGCTTGCCGCTCTTTACTCATGTTATCAGGCATGAGTAATTTCAGTTTGTAGCCTTTTACTGCGGCAATCATCGCAAGTGCGATACCTGTATTTCCACTCGTTGCTTCAATTAGCGTATCACCTGGTTTAATTTCACCCCGTAATTGCGCTTCATTAATCATTGAGAATGCCGCGCGATCTTTTACTGAACCCGCGGGGTTATTGCCTTCAAGTTTCACCCAAATTTCAGCGTCAATCCCTTGTGTTAAGCGCTGAAGTTTTACTAATGGGGTATTACCGATAAACTGTTCCAGAGCCGACACTTTACCATCCTTATAATTTTTATATATAAATAAGAAACAATAGAGATAAGATATTACCCCAATATTGACACGTGAAAGTTGAAATCTCTTCACATTAATATTAGAAAAATAGGTTATCTTAATAAGCATTTCTGATATAGCTAATTGATATATTATATTACAATAAGTTTATAGAATTGCCAGCAATATTTCACATAAAAATACAATGATTAATGCCGTAATATCAATTAGTTACATAAAATTAAGACGCAAAGGAAATTAGGCTAAATATCTACATATATAAAGCCTAACCATTGGTAATATATGGCGGGAATAATAGAAAATATAACACCAATAATATATTTATCAGTATTATAAATTATTGAATTTTATATTCATGCGCTTTTAGCTAATGGTGGAAAAATTAATTCCTGATCCCCTTGATAAATCTTTGCCTGTTGGCTGCCTAAAAAGTAACATTCACCTCGAGTGGGTATCGTTTTAGCAGACTGCCAAATCACTGACAACGGTTCTTTACCCCAGCCTAAAGGCTGAACAGTTAATTGCCAAAAATGCCCTCTTGGCCCCGATTCGGTAACCCTAACGGGTAAGCGGTGCTGCTCATCCACTTCCGCTTGTAATGAAATATCCCAAGGCCGTAAAAATACATCGACTTCACCTTGCTGAGCACCTGTATGCTTTAGTGGGAACTCATACCCATCGATATTTAATGTGGAACCTTTGATATGGGCAGAAATCTGGTTAATTTCCCCCATAAATTCAAGGACAAAACGTGTTTCTGGGCGCTGCCAAATATCGCTCGGCGTCCCTACTTGTTCAATATGACCTTGGCTCATCACCACCACTCTGTCTGCCACTTCCATGGCTTCTTCTTGGTCGTGGGTGACAAAAACACTGGTAAATTTTAACTCGTCATGTAATTGGCGTAGCCAACGGCGTAACTCAATACGCACTTGTGCATCGAGCGCACCAAAAGGCTCATCCAATAATAAAATTTGCGGATCAACCGCGAGAGCCCTTGCTAATGCCACTCGCTGTTTTTGTCCCCCTGATAACTGTGCGGGGTAACGTGAAGCCAAATGACCAAGTTGAACCATTTCTAGCAATTTGGTTACTTTATCTTTAATAATCTGAGCTGATGGCCGCTGTTTTCTAGGTAAAACAGTTAAACCAAATGCCACATTATCAAATACTGTCATGTGGCGAAATAGCGCATAATGTTGAAATACAAAACCAACATGCCTATCTTTGGCGTGGATTTTACTGACATCCTGACCATGAAAACGCAATAACCCCTGACTTTGCTGTTCAAGCCCTGCAATAATACGCAATAAGGTTGTTTTTCCTGAACCAGAAGGCCCTAACAGGGCAACCATTTCACCCGATGCAATATCCAGTGAAATATCGTTGAGTACTTGGGTTTTACCAAAGAACTTACCGATTTTTTCAATTTCAATACTCATGATTAATGGACTCCTGATTCAGATTGCTGGCGACTTAAATGCCACTGCAATGCACTTTTAAGAATTAAGGTGATAATGGCCATGACAGCTAGGATCCCCGCAGCCGTAAACGCCCCTACCGTATTATAATCTTGATGCAATAATTCAACCTGCAACGGTAAGGTGTATGTTTCTCCACGAATAGCCCCGGAAACCACTGAGACCGCACCAAATTCACCAATCGCCCGGGCGTTAGTTAAAACGACCCCATACAAAAGCGCCCAGCGGATATTCGGTAAGGTCACACGCCAAAACATCTTCCACCCTGAGGCTCCCAGTAACACTGCCGCTTCATCTTCTTGGCTACCTTGGCTTAGCATCAAAGGCACCAGTTCACGTACAACAAATGGGCAAGTCACAAAAATGGTCACCAATGCCATACCTGGCCATGAAAACATCAGTTGGATGTCAAAACCTTCAAGCCATCCACCAAACCAACTGTTTGAACCATAAAAAAGTAAGTACAGCAAACCCGCGACAACAGGCGAAACCGCAAACGGGATATCAACCAAGGTTAATAATAACTGGCGACCGGGAAACTGAAATCGCGTCACTAACCACGCCATCATGGTGCCAAACACTAAATTTACAGGAACGGTAATTAAAGCAATTAATACTGTTAAACCAATGGCATGTAACATATCAGGGTCTGCCAAATTCAGTAAAACGGCATCTAACCCTTTTTGAAAAGCCGTAATAAATATCCAAACAATTGGAATGACTAACAGTAAAAATGAAAATAATAAACCTATTGCAATAAGTAGCCATTTTCCCCAGTTAATTTGAGTACGGCTAGCGGTGTGAATTGGTGTAATTTGCGCCATTACTTGCCCCCTAACCGTTTACCAAAGCGGCTTTGTACTAAATTGACACTAAATAAGAGTAACAATGAAACCGCTAAAATAACTGAGGCGACAGCACTGGCTGCCGGATAATCAAATTGCTGTAGCTGACTAAAAATCATTAATGAGACCACCTCGGTTTGCCATGCAATATTACCTGCAATAAAGATAATGGCACCGAACTCACCTAAACTACGTGTAAAGGATAAAACCGTCCCGGCTAATAGTGCCGGCGAAACTTCCGGCAATATGACACGGCGGAAAGTCTGCCAGCGGTTAGCCCCCAGGGTTTGAGCCGCCTCTTCGTACTCAGGTCCGAGCTCTTCCAGTACTGGCTGAACCGTGCGTACAACAAACGGAATACTGGTAAACGCCATCGCAACCGCAATTCCCAGCCAAGTATTCACGACTTTAATATCAAACTGCTGAAGATATTGCCCATACCAGCCCGAGGTTGCAAACAGGGTTGCCAATGTCAGCCCCGCGACAGCGGTAGGTAAGGCAAAAGGTAAATCCACTAAACCATCTAAGAACAAACGCCCAGGAAAACGATAACGCGTTAGGATCCACGCTAATAGCATGCCAAACACCGCATTAAACAAGCTTGCGACTAGCGCTGACAACAACGTCACTTTATACGCGGCAACCACTTGCGGGTAACTAATGACCGCCCAATATTGCTGCCATGTCATTTCTGATAATTGAATTACCAATGCGCTCATGGGTAATAGCAATATCAAGCAGGTATAAAACAGGCTGCTACCTAGCGTTAGTCCGAATCCCGGCAAAAAGCGCTTTCCTGAACGATCCATTAACGGCGCCCTTCAGCCATTAATTGGTCAAACTCTCCACCCGTCGCAAAATGAACCTCCATCACTTTTGGCCAGCTCTCAAATTGTGATTCAACGGTAAAGAGCTGAGTTTCAGGAAATTTAGCCTTATTTGCATTCATCACAGCTTTGTCATTCACTCGATAATTGTACTGAGTGATGATTTCTTGAGCCTGTGGGCTATAGAGATAATTTAAGTAAGCTTTAGCAACGTCTTCAGTCCCATTTTTCTGTACATTTTTGTCGACCCAAGCGACAGGAAACTCCGCTAAGATATCTACGGGTGGCACAATAACTTCGTAGTCTGACTCACCGTACTGAGAGCGAATATTATTCACCTCTGATTCAAAACTAATAAGGACGTCACCGAGCCCTCGCTCAATAAATGATGTCGTCGCGCCACGCCCACCGGTATCGAATACCTCTACATTTTTCAAAAACTGTTTCATTTGCTCACGGGTTTTTGCTTTATCATCTTTATTTTCCTGATTAAAAGCGCCCCATGCCGCAAGGTAGGTATAACGGCCATTTCCTGATGTTTTTGGATTTGGGAAGATTAATTTGACATCTTCGCGGACTAAATCATCCCACGTTTTAATTCCTTTAGGGTTTCCTTTACGAACTAAAAATGCCATCGTTGAATAGTAAGGCGAGCTGTTATTTGGTAAGCGCGCTTGCCAATCTGCTGGGATCAGATTCCCTTTCTCATGCAAAATTTGCACGTCAGTGACTTGGTTGTAGGTCACGACATCTGCTTTCAAACCTTGTAAAATAGCTAAGGCCTGCTTAGATGAACCTGCGTGTGATTGCTTAATCGTGAGTTTGTCGTCAGGGTGAGCCTCATTCCATTGCTTTTCAAATGAAGGGTTCAACGCCACAAATAATTCACGGGCAATATCATAAGAGCTATTAAGTAGTTCAGCGGCAACTAATGGCGAGCTCCCAAGTAATGATACCGTTGCTAAACTCGCTAGTGCTGTTTTTTTCAAAAATGATTTTTTCATTCCACACCTGTTCGTAACTAAACCCAAATGGCTAACATTAAAACCACTGTATATGTTTTGGTTATAACTGTGTAGCTATCAATCACCTTTTTATATACCAAATTGGAATAACAAAGAAATGAACGTCATAAGCAGGAAAATTAACTGATTTTTTAATTAGTTAGTGATATGAATATTACTCAATGGAAGGGCATTCTATAAGTTAAATCATTACTAGGAAGTCAGTCGGCATTAATGACAATGGGTTAATAATAGAATAAATACAAATCATTATGTTTAAATTGCTAGTATAAATAGTGACTCTAAATAATTTGTGTTACAGCTAGGCGGCAAGGAAGATTAGCCCTAGGAGCATACAATAGTATGTGACTAGGGTAATCTTACGTAGCCAACAACGCTGTAACACAAAGAATGACGAGTAACTCTAAAGAGACGTCAATGTCTCAATCGACGGAGCATAGTAATAACTCCCCGAAACGGCTTTCGTCATACGCAGCAAATCATCGTATTTACCGTCTTTTTCACCGAACATGCTTAATAATTGCTGTTCAATATTGTGTAACCTTGCACAATAAGCGATAAAGAATAAACCATGTTTGCCGCTTGCTGTGCCATATGGCAAGCTGTGACGCATAACTGAAAGCTCTTCGCCCTCTTCTTCTATCACCACGCGTGAGACATGAGAGGTAACATTACGTACATCTTCATCTAATTCAACGCTATCTTTTTTCGTACGGCCAATCATTTTTTCTTGTTCATGTTCCGAAAAACGATCCCATTTTCTCAAATCGTGTTCATAGCGTTGGACTAAAACATAGCTTCCGCCTTTATCTTCACCATCTTCGATTAATGTGACTTCCGCGATTTCTTCACCTTGTGGATTTTCTGTTCCATCAATAAAACCGCTTAAATCCCTATCATCTACCCAACGAAAACCATGAATTTCTTCAACCACAGAGATGGATTTACCAAATGCTTTTAAAGCTGCCTGTGCTAATGAAAAATTAATATCATGACGCAGTGATTGAATGTGAATAAACATATCCCGCTGAGTGGCGGGAGCAAGCCCTTTCCCCAGAGTTTGAAATGGTTTCAATTCAGGGGCACTATTTGCCTTACCGAGCTGTTTCCAGATGTCAGAGCCAAACGCGATAACGGCACCAAGACGATCGTCTGGATATTGCGCTTGTAATTTGGTTAAAGCCTCGACAAAGCTTTTACATCCAGACTTAACTTCATCCAGAGATCCCTCTTGCACTTGCGCTTCAATAAAAATACCAAAACGGCTATGTTCTTTCAAAATACCACTTTGAGAATGAGACATACGGTAAACCTCGTAAAATGAATATGTTATATAACCTATTTCTTATATAAACGATTTTAATAGCTTATCTTATCGTCATGATGTTCACCTTGTTTTAACGCAAGGGAATATAGGTTTCCGGTCTATTATAAGAAAGAAAATTTAAGAAAGGGGAAATTTCTTTGAAAACAAGGAAAAAGAAATACTAACGGAAAAATATCGCCAGTATGAATAGTCCTGGCGATATCATTAACGAAATGAACCTATTTATGCCAAATAATCTGTGATATTTGCCATGTTTTCAGGTCATCATCTGAAGGCATTAGATCTTCTGGACCTTGCCATTTACCTGTAAACCGGTAAACCACTTTACTTGATTGCGGTGAATTACATTCAATTGTCGGAACGTCATTTACACGCTCACCTAAGCCGCAGATACCAAATGCTTTTTGATAAATTTCGCTAAATTCAGTACCAATCGTAGGCCCCCATTCAGTTATAATATCTGGGTCATTCACGGTAATTCGTGATACATAACCATGTTCAGGGCCAACGATTTCTAATTTTACTTCATTATCATCCATTCCTTGGAAAACTGTGACCACATCCCCACTTTCCATTTGCATACCGCTGCGTAATGTATAGCGGTCATTGAGTTGTTTCTTAATGATATCCGCTTGCATTGGTGTAAAATTTGTCACTTGGCCAAGCCCTGAGTCAGAAACCACCAGCGGGCCACTAAACCAAGTCGACGGTGAAAAAACCTTCACACCCGCACACCCTGATAACAGGGCTGCTCCACAGAGTAGAGAAGCCTTAAACAACGGCGATAATCCATTATTACTATTCAACTTTGCATGTT
It includes:
- the cysZ gene encoding sulfate transporter CysZ, translating into MTQSTFSTQKDHSGFYYFTQGWRLITRPGIKRFVILPLLANILFLGGAFWWLYTKLGGWIDQVMAYIPDWLQWLDYVIWPIAVISILLVFTYFFSTVANIIAAPFNGWLSEKLEAELTGKPSPDTGVAELLKDVPRMIKREFVRIGYYLPRAIGLLILFFIPGIGQTVAPVLWFLFGAWMMSIQYCDYPFDNHRVGFSEMKQALAKERMRNIQFGGVISLLMMVPFVNLVIMPVAVCGATLMWVDRYRDRYARY
- the cysK gene encoding cysteine synthase A — translated: MSKIYDDNSLTIGHTPLVRLKHFGNGNILAKVESRNPSFSVKCRIGANMIWDAEKKGILNKDKELVEPTSGNTGIALAYVAAARGYKLTLTMPETMSIERRKLLKALGANLVLTEGAKGMKGAIAKAEEIVNSNPKKYLLLQQFNNPANPEIHEKTTGPEIWEDTDGNVDVVVAGVGTGGTITGIARYLKNTKGKDVTIVAVEPETSPVITQALAGEEIKPGPHKIQGIGAGFIPGNLDLKLLDKVIQISDDEAIKTARELMEKEGILAGISSGAAIAAATQIAVDPAYKGKNIVVILPSSGERYLSTALFADISAE
- the ptsH gene encoding phosphocarrier protein Hpr, coding for MFQQEVTITAPNGLHTRPAAQFVKEAKAFSSDISLISGGKSASAKSLFKLQTLGLTQGTVVTISAEGEDEKEAVEHLVKLMGELE
- the ptsI gene encoding phosphoenolpyruvate-protein phosphotransferase PtsI; amino-acid sequence: MISGILVSPGFAFGQALILKEDPIVVSTKKIADDQVDKEIARFIEGRNKSAEQLNLIKEKAEKNLGAEKAEIFEGHIMLLEDEELEQEIVTLIKGDKKTADAAAYSVIEDQAQALESLDDEYLKERAADVRDIGKRLLKNILNIPIVDLSAISEEVILVAADLTPSETAQLNLDKVLGFITDLGGRTSHTSIMARSLELPAIVGTSDATSKIKNGDFIVLDGVNNTIHLNPSEAEIDKLKAFRDEYLQEKEELAKLKDLPAITLDGHQVEVCANIGTVRDVAGAERNGAEGVGLYRTEFLFMDRDSLPTEEEQFQAYKAVAEAMGSQAVIVRTMDIGGDKDLPYMNLPKEENPFLGWRAIRICLDRKEILHSQLRAILRASKFGKLRIMFPMVISVEEVRELKSELEILKAQLREEGKAFDESIEVGVMVETPAAAVIARHLAKEVDFFSIGTNDLTQYTLAVDRGNELISHLYNPMSPAVLNLIKQVIDASHAEGKWTGMCGELAGDERATLLLLGMGLDEFSMSAISIPRIKKLIRNASFTDTQALAEQALAQPTADELMKLVDTFIQEKTLC
- the crr gene encoding PTS glucose transporter subunit IIA → MGLFDKLKSLVSEDKSSSGSIEIIAPLSGEIVNIEDVPDVVFAEKIVGDGIAIKPAGNKIVAPVDGTIGKIFETNHAFSIESDDGIELFVHFGIDTVELKGEGFKRIAEEGQTVKKGDLIIEFDLALLEEKAKSVLTPVVISNMDEIKELNKLTGSVTVGETVVMRIKK
- the cysM gene encoding cysteine synthase CysM, with translation MSALEQFIGNTPLVKLQRLTQGIDAEIWVKLEGNNPAGSVKDRAAFSMINEAQLRGEIKPGDTLIEATSGNTGIALAMIAAVKGYKLKLLMPDNMSKERQASMQAYGAELILVSTAVGMEGARDLAKEMEQRGEGKVLDQFNNPDNPLAHFKTTGPEIWQQTNGSITHFVSSMGTTGTITGVSRYLKSQSSDVHIVGLQPAEKSQIPGIRRWSPGYLPGIFDDSLVDSVLDINQQEAEETMRALAKVEGIFCGVSSGGAVAGALKVAKANPGAVIVAVICDRGDRYLSTGVFNE
- the cysA gene encoding sulfate/thiosulfate ABC transporter ATP-binding protein CysA, with protein sequence MSIEIEKIGKFFGKTQVLNDISLDIASGEMVALLGPSGSGKTTLLRIIAGLEQQSQGLLRFHGQDVSKIHAKDRHVGFVFQHYALFRHMTVFDNVAFGLTVLPRKQRPSAQIIKDKVTKLLEMVQLGHLASRYPAQLSGGQKQRVALARALAVDPQILLLDEPFGALDAQVRIELRRWLRQLHDELKFTSVFVTHDQEEAMEVADRVVVMSQGHIEQVGTPSDIWQRPETRFVLEFMGEINQISAHIKGSTLNIDGYEFPLKHTGAQQGEVDVFLRPWDISLQAEVDEQHRLPVRVTESGPRGHFWQLTVQPLGWGKEPLSVIWQSAKTIPTRGECYFLGSQQAKIYQGDQELIFPPLAKSA
- the cysW gene encoding sulfate/thiosulfate ABC transporter permease CysW — protein: MAQITPIHTASRTQINWGKWLLIAIGLLFSFLLLVIPIVWIFITAFQKGLDAVLLNLADPDMLHAIGLTVLIALITVPVNLVFGTMMAWLVTRFQFPGRQLLLTLVDIPFAVSPVVAGLLYLLFYGSNSWFGGWLEGFDIQLMFSWPGMALVTIFVTCPFVVRELVPLMLSQGSQEDEAAVLLGASGWKMFWRVTLPNIRWALLYGVVLTNARAIGEFGAVSVVSGAIRGETYTLPLQVELLHQDYNTVGAFTAAGILAVMAIITLILKSALQWHLSRQQSESGVH
- the cysT gene encoding sulfate/thiosulfate ABC transporter permease CysT, with translation MDRSGKRFLPGFGLTLGSSLFYTCLILLLPMSALVIQLSEMTWQQYWAVISYPQVVAAYKVTLLSALVASLFNAVFGMLLAWILTRYRFPGRLFLDGLVDLPFALPTAVAGLTLATLFATSGWYGQYLQQFDIKVVNTWLGIAVAMAFTSIPFVVRTVQPVLEELGPEYEEAAQTLGANRWQTFRRVILPEVSPALLAGTVLSFTRSLGEFGAIIFIAGNIAWQTEVVSLMIFSQLQQFDYPAASAVASVILAVSLLLLFSVNLVQSRFGKRLGGK